AGCTCTTCAGTATGTCTACAAAAATAATAGGCACTAGGGATAGTTATAAGAAAAATAATTTTGAGGTGAATAACATGATCGATATTATTCATAACCCCTTTGAGATAAAGAAAATATAAATTAAAATAGATATTTTTTAAAAGGATAGATAAAACCATTCAAATAAACCAAGAGAACTGTGGATTGTCAACACTAAATCAGACAACCTTTTTAAGAGACGGTCGTTTGTATTCAATTGGACTCACATAGCCTATGGGTTCCATGAATTCGCAGCTTGTTAAACCAATTAACATAGTCACTGAATTCAAGCTTAAGATGCTCTAGACTACCAAACTTCATTTGGCTGACAAATTCTGTTTTGATGATTTTAAACGTGGCTTCCACCACGGCGTTATCATATGGACAACTCTCAGGGGACCGGGGAAATTATCCATGCAGGCGATGCTTACTTTCGCTGCCATGAACCTCAAAAAGCTGGCCAACTGGTCGTGGAAACCCGTGCAGCCAGCTTGAACAGAGCTGCTAAAATGAATAAAAAAGACAAAGCGGCCTCAAATCGGAGATTTGAGAACCACTTTGTCTACAATCTGTCAACGCCTTGTGTAGGGTGTAGAAAAAATCTTTTAGTAATCAATCGAATAAATGCAGGTAACTAGGTGGATTGTCTGAGAATGAGCTTTCCTTCATACACTTTCTTCGTGTAGATGGCTTGCTGATCTTTAATCATTTTTGTTATACAGTCGATCAAATCGTTTCCCATCTCCTGCATCTGATTACAAATTGTTGTAAGCGGAGGAGTTGAGACCAATGAGATCGGATGGTCGTCAAACCCAATGATTGAAAAATTAGTTGGGACACGTATATGCTTTTCAGCGGACGATTTAAGCATACCAGCTGCCACAAAATCACTTCCGGTGATTATTCCTTCTATTCTCACTGGACCTTCAAACAAAGATTGGCCTAATTGAATGCCATCTTCTATTGTCGCGATTTGTTTGAACACAAGGCTTTCATTGTAATTGATTCCTTTTTGCTCATGGGCTGAAATAAATCCTCTCAACCTTGCTTGCTGTGAAGGAGTATGTAAGTTATCTGAACAAAACCCAAGCGTTGTGACTCCTTTATTCAAAAGGTACATCGTCGCATCAAAAATGGCTTTTTCCTCGTTCAAGCAAAATACACTAAAGTACTTACCCTCAAAATCTTCATTACAGGCTGCTACGAAATGATTCTCAACGTACGTGGAGAGCTCCTCTTCCGTCAGAAGGGTAGAGGTCAAAATAAGCCCATCCATTTCTCTGTTTTGAAGCTTTGCATAAACCTCCTTTTCTAACTCCCTATTGAAAAAAGTCTGATACACAACAGGCTTAAATCCTTTTTCATGACATCGTAGTGACAGCATGCCAACCAGCTGACTGAAATACGGGTGATCCAGATCGGGAACAAGGATACCGATACAGTTTGTTTGTTTTTTGCGGAACTGCCTGGCGAGAGAATTAGGTTTATAATTCAGCTCTTCTATCACTTTATTTACTTTGTTCCTTTTTTCCTCTGAAACATACGGTTGGTTGGCGATTACTCTTGAAACCGTTGACTTTGAGACGCCACTTAGACGGGCAATATCATAAATGTTAACCATAAAACACCTCAAATAAAGTATTGACATGGGATCGATC
The genomic region above belongs to Domibacillus sp. DTU_2020_1001157_1_SI_ALB_TIR_016 and contains:
- a CDS encoding LacI family DNA-binding transcriptional regulator, producing the protein MSILYLRCFMVNIYDIARLSGVSKSTVSRVIANQPYVSEEKRNKVNKVIEELNYKPNSLARQFRKKQTNCIGILVPDLDHPYFSQLVGMLSLRCHEKGFKPVVYQTFFNRELEKEVYAKLQNREMDGLILTSTLLTEEELSTYVENHFVAACNEDFEGKYFSVFCLNEEKAIFDATMYLLNKGVTTLGFCSDNLHTPSQQARLRGFISAHEQKGINYNESLVFKQIATIEDGIQLGQSLFEGPVRIEGIITGSDFVAAGMLKSSAEKHIRVPTNFSIIGFDDHPISLVSTPPLTTICNQMQEMGNDLIDCITKMIKDQQAIYTKKVYEGKLILRQST
- a CDS encoding IS3 family transposase, whose protein sequence is MVEATFKIIKTEFVSQMKFGSLEHLKLEFSDYVNWFNKLRIHGTHRLCESN